The region CGCTGCCCGTCAATTTCTGGTCGCGCATGGCATTCCCGAAGAGCAGATACAAACGGTCTGGCAAGCGATTGCTCTGCACACGACCCCGGGGATCACTCACTATATGCGCCCGGAAGTAGCTCTGCTCTATTCGGGTGTAGCTCTCGATGTGCTCGGAAGAGGGCTTGATACGTTTCCTTCGGATCTACGAGATGAAATTGTGGCTCAGTACCCCCGAAAACATTTTAAGGAAAGATTCCTTCAAGCCTACTTCCAGGGATTCTCACACAAGCCAAGCACGACGTACGGCACGGTGAATGCCTCCATCTGTGAACGATTGATCCCCAATTTCAAAAGTCCCAGCGCCTATGATTTGATTGCGGAGTCTCCTTTTCCGGATTCTCCGTAACACTCTGACTGGGAATTGTCGGAATGATCTCTCGATCCTTGATATCTGAAGAAGCGCTAGAAGAAAGCCTTTCCCTGATAAGCAGTCGTGTCTGCGTCTGCGCCTGAGATCGACATGCGTTAGAGTGAGCACATGTCGAAACTTGGCCTGATTGCAGGCAACGGAAGATTCCCTTTCCTGCTGCTTGATGCTGCCCGTGCCCACGGGCTGACGGTGGTGGTCGCCGCGATTAAGGAAGAGACGGACCAGGAGATCAATGCGCGCGCCACGGCCGACCCTGACATTCATGTGCACTGGCTCTCGCTGGGTGAGCTTTCAAAGCTCATCGAAACCTTCCAGGCTGAAGGCGTCAGCCGAGCGGTGATGGCTGGGCAGGTAAAGCACAAGCAGATCTTCTCCAGCATCCGGCCGGACTGGCGGCTGGCCAAGCTGCTGCTGAATCTGCGCACGCGCTCGACCGATGTGCTGCTGGGTGCGGTAGCGAAGGTGCTGGGAGATGAAGGCATCGAGCTGATCTCTTCGACGCAGTTTCTGGAGCCGCTTCTGGCAAAACCCGGCGTATTGACCCGGCGGACTCCTGACGAGCAGGAGCAGAAAGATATTGCCTATGGCCGCACGGTCGCTCGCGCCATCGCGGGTTACGACCTGGGCCAGACGGTTGTGATCGCCGCACAGGCGTGTGTCGCCGTCGAGGCCATGGAGGGGACTGACGCCACCATCGAGCGCGCAGGGGCGCTGTTTCGTACCCTCGATGCGGAAGATGCCGTGAGAACGGACGGCCAGCAGGATACGACTCTCCGGCGGGCTCTCACCGTGGTCAAGGTCGCCAAACCCAATCAAGACATGCGCTTCGACGTTCCCGTCATCGGGGTTCGAACCATCCAGACGATGAAGAGCGCCGGCGCTACCTGTCTTGCCATCGAGGTGGCAAGGACCCTGATCTTCGACCCTGACGGAGTCGTCGCAGCCGCCGATGAGGCCGGGATCGCCATCATCGCCGATCCGGCCTGAGGCGGGGCGGCAGTGGCGAATTGTCACCACGGAGTAAAATTTCCGGTGCGTGGGGAGGCGCCACGCGTCTTACAGGGTTCCTGTCCGTCTTACAAAATGGAACTTCCAAAACAGAAGGGGAACGATAATGCGCAGAACAATGTGGATCGCATTGGTACTTGGTGTCGTTGCAGCATGCGGATTTGGCACGACCGCGTACGCCGCCGACGAGGTTCAGGCAGGCGCGAAGGCTCCGAACTTTACACTGCCCTCGCAGGAAGACAAGCCCGTGAGCCTGACGGACTACAAGGGCAAATGGGTTGTGCTGTACTTCTACCCGAAGGACCAGACGACGGGCTGCACGATTGAGGCGCACAACTTTCAGCGCGACATGAAGAAGTACGACGCAGCCAACGCCGTGGTGCTGGGCGTGAGCCTGGATACGGTCGAGGGCCACAAGGCATGGTGCGCGAAGGATACCTTCAGCTTCAAGCTGCTGGCCGATCCGGACCACAAGGTCGTAGACCTGTACGGCGTGCCCGTGACGACGCACGGCGATATGAAGTTTGCCAGCCGGCAGACCTTCCTCATCTCTCCGCAGGGCAAGGTGGTCAAGGTGTGGCCGAAGGTTGACGTGCAGAAGCACAGCGAAGAGGTCCTGGCGGAGATTGCAGCCGACAAGAAGTAAGGAATTTTAGAGCGCGGCTCCGATACGGATGTTACCTTCCGATCCACCGTCCTGAATGCAGCAAACGGATCCCTGTATTTTGCCTGAGGCAGCGTTGTCGCCACCCGGCAAAATACAGGGATCCGTTTGCATTGCTCAGGATGACGATTTTTAGCGATGACAATAGCCATCCACAATGGGCTACGGCGCGGCAGGAAGATCTCAAGCAGACGCAAAAAGGCCCGGGCGCTCACGGAGAGCAGACCGGGCCTTTTTGCTTGCCTTAATTAAATCGTCTTACTTCTTGGCTGCCGTCTTCTTTGCAGCAGTCTTCTTAGCTGCCTTCTTCGCCGGAGCCTTCTTTACAGCCTTCTTGACTGCCTTCTTAGCAGGAGCCTTCTTGGCTGCCTTCTTAGCAGGAGCCTTCTTTACAGCCTTCTTCGTTGCTTTTTTTGCTGCTTTCTTCGTTGCCAAGTTGTTAGTACCTCTCTTGATGGATTTTTTACTGTTTGCCGCGACCCTCCTGCCGGCTGCCTTTTTCGAGGCAACCTTACCGCCGCGCTGGGTCCCGGCTTTCTTCGCGGCAGATCTTTGAGAAGGAGCTGGCCTGGCGCTCTTACGGGCTGATTTTTTCGCCGCCACCTTCCTGGATGAACTCTTCTTTGCTGCAGACTTTTTCGCGGCCTTCTTCACAGGCGCTTTCTTCGTAGTCTTTTTGGCAGCAGTCTTCTTGACAGCTTTCTTTGCGGTAGACTTCTCCACTGCCTTTTTCGCAGGGGCTTTCCTGACTGCCTTCGCAGCCTTTCTGGCAGAAGATCTCTTCGGGGGAGCACCCGTTATCTCCTCCAACGTTTCAGGAACCTCGGACTGTCGCGTCGCAGGTGTGTAGGGATCGATAAGAGTGGGCGGAGCAGCGAAGAGGACCGCGTCTTCCGCACGATCTTCGATCTCGGTCTCTTCTTCGTCGTCGAGATCGTCCGCATCATCGTCGTCTGACGAGATCAGCACCACTTCCTCTTCTTCATCTTCCAGGAATCGACGACCGAGATCATCGTCATCTTCATACTCGTTATCGTCCGCGGCCGCCGCGTAATACCTGATCGTCTCGTCTTCGAACATCATGGTCGCTTATCCTCTGGCTGCATTGACTTCCTGTTTCGTTCTCTCAAATCTCTTGTGATGCAGTTTCGAAGCATGAGAAACATCGGCTTCGATCCTGGCACGAGATTCTAGCAACAGGATGCCTCTCGACGCCAGCAATGGCAAGCACTCTTTTTCGCAGGGAAGCTTATCGGGCAGCTTTCGATTTCGATTTGGAAGATGGTTTGGCCTTTTTGCTCGCTGCCTTCGTGGTGCTGCGATGGCTGGTTGCATGCGATGTTGCGGTGCTCTTCGACGAACTGCGCGAACGTCGAGAGTGCGTCGCGGCTCTGCGCGTTCTGCTATGCGGCGCAAGCCGAACAGGCTCAGAGACGGCGAGCGTGTGTCCCACCCTGACCGTATTGGAAGAGAGACGATTCCAGCGGCGCAGGTCTTCCACGCTGACACCAAAACGATCGGCCACCGTAATCAGCGTGTCGCCGCGCCTTACCTTGTAGTGTTGCGTGCTGGCCGGTCTGACGGCGGTGACAGGCACAATGAGTTCATCGCCGACCTCGGGCGGATCGCCCTTTGCGATGTCGTTAGCTTCCGTGATGTCGGCTATACGCGCATGCAACATCGATGCAATGGACTCAAGCGACTCACCTGCCTTGACGATGTGGAAGCGCCAGGTGTCACGCTTATCGGTCGGAATCTCTTTCACCCTCGTCTGGAAGGCATCGAGTGTGCCTGTAGGAATATGAAGGTCGAAGGGAATGTCCTGCGGTGTACTCATGCGCAGCAGACTGGGATTCAGCGCGACGATCTCCTGCAGGGTCGCCCCGGTAAGATCAGCCACCAGCGGAAGATCGATGGAGTAATCGACCGTGACGGTGTCGGAGATGACGGGAGGATCGGGAACCATCTTATCCAGCCCATAGCGCGCCGGGTTCTTGGCCATGATGATGGCGGCGATAATACCCGGCACGTAGTTCTTCGTCTCAGCCGGAAGATTTCCGCGGCGATACAGCTCCCAGAAGTCGGCATAGCCGGTTCGCATCACGGCGCGCTGCACATTGCCCGGCCCCCAGTTGTAGGCGGCCATCGCGAGGTACCAGTCGCCGAACTGGTTGTAGAGCGTCTTCATGTAACGCGCATAGGCGTGTGACGACTTCTCCGGATCGAATCGCTCGTCCACCCACCCGTTTCTCACCAGGCCGTAGGAGCCGGCGAACGGCATAAACTGCCACATGCCGCCTGCGCCCGTGTGGGCGTTCAGAGCCTGCGGCTGAAAGCCCGACTCGGCCACAGCAAGATAGATGAGGTCCTGCGGCACGCCCTCTTCCTGAAGCGCCTTCGAAACCATGTCC is a window of Edaphobacter sp. 12200R-103 DNA encoding:
- a CDS encoding peroxiredoxin, which translates into the protein MRRTMWIALVLGVVAACGFGTTAYAADEVQAGAKAPNFTLPSQEDKPVSLTDYKGKWVVLYFYPKDQTTGCTIEAHNFQRDMKKYDAANAVVLGVSLDTVEGHKAWCAKDTFSFKLLADPDHKVVDLYGVPVTTHGDMKFASRQTFLISPQGKVVKVWPKVDVQKHSEEVLAEIAADKK
- a CDS encoding HD domain-containing protein; amino-acid sequence: MPTSSSSLVLPDSPLAKEATDILRGHSTELLFNHSLRVYLFAAEQGRQQKLRFDPELLYVAAAFHDLGLITEFSSPKDRFEVDGANAARQFLVAHGIPEEQIQTVWQAIALHTTPGITHYMRPEVALLYSGVALDVLGRGLDTFPSDLRDEIVAQYPRKHFKERFLQAYFQGFSHKPSTTYGTVNASICERLIPNFKSPSAYDLIAESPFPDSP
- a CDS encoding lytic transglycosylase domain-containing protein, with translation MHWSQADNLLRRAALLLACTPLILLAGCPQDKAGQAAAPGKIAPQQTAPTTTSAAAGAARSPQAPARAGAQPVEDPARAHKIQQLIASAEQSYRNGVNDYRAGRLEAARADFDAAVDQMLTSGLDLKSDPQLSDEFEHLLDAVNSLEIAALKQGNGLSQPIEEAPLDAANEVTFPPNAALTAQLNAELKTTQSDFPLVVNDYVAGFISYYSNSAGGHAHLLRSLERAGKYKDMVSKALQEEGVPQDLIYLAVAESGFQPQALNAHTGAGGMWQFMPFAGSYGLVRNGWVDERFDPEKSSHAYARYMKTLYNQFGDWYLAMAAYNWGPGNVQRAVMRTGYADFWELYRRGNLPAETKNYVPGIIAAIIMAKNPARYGLDKMVPDPPVISDTVTVDYSIDLPLVADLTGATLQEIVALNPSLLRMSTPQDIPFDLHIPTGTLDAFQTRVKEIPTDKRDTWRFHIVKAGESLESIASMLHARIADITEANDIAKGDPPEVGDELIVPVTAVRPASTQHYKVRRGDTLITVADRFGVSVEDLRRWNRLSSNTVRVGHTLAVSEPVRLAPHSRTRRAATHSRRSRSSSKSTATSHATSHRSTTKAASKKAKPSSKSKSKAAR
- a CDS encoding LpxI family protein is translated as MSKLGLIAGNGRFPFLLLDAARAHGLTVVVAAIKEETDQEINARATADPDIHVHWLSLGELSKLIETFQAEGVSRAVMAGQVKHKQIFSSIRPDWRLAKLLLNLRTRSTDVLLGAVAKVLGDEGIELISSTQFLEPLLAKPGVLTRRTPDEQEQKDIAYGRTVARAIAGYDLGQTVVIAAQACVAVEAMEGTDATIERAGALFRTLDAEDAVRTDGQQDTTLRRALTVVKVAKPNQDMRFDVPVIGVRTIQTMKSAGATCLAIEVARTLIFDPDGVVAAADEAGIAIIADPA